One Papaver somniferum cultivar HN1 chromosome 10, ASM357369v1, whole genome shotgun sequence genomic window carries:
- the LOC113319685 gene encoding universal stress protein PHOS34-like, which yields MAAEKPVMMVGIDDSEHSFYALQWTIDRFFASFSEEQQPYKLVIVHSKPAPASVIGLAGPGAAEVLPFVEMDLKRAATRIVEKAKEVIGKAVKEITVDVVEGDARNVLCDAVERHHATVLVVGSHGYGALKRAVLGSVSDYCAHHAHCNVMIVKKLKTKN from the exons ATGGCAGCAGAGAAACCGGTTATGATGGTCGGAATCGATGATAGTGAACATAGTTTTTACGCACTTCAATGGACTATTGATCGTTTTTTCGCTTCCTTCTCTGAAGAACAACAACCTTATAAACTCGTAATTGTTCATTCGAAACCTGCCCCAGCTTCCGTCATTGGACTTGCTGGACCTG GAGCTGCGGAAGTTTTGCCGTTTGTCGAGATGGATTTGAAAAGGGCAGCGACTAGGATTGTAGAGAAAGCTAAGGAGGTCATTGGGAAAGCG GTTAAGGAGATCACAGTAGATGTGGTCGAAGGCGATGCTAGAAATGTTCTTTGTGATGCTGTAGAAAGACATCATGCAACAGTTTTGGTTGTGGGTAGCCATGGTTATGGAGCATTGAAAAG gGCTGTTTTGGGAAGTGTAAGTGATTATTGTGCGCATCATGCTCACTGCAATGTGATGATTGTGAAGAAACTTAAAACCAAAAATTGA